In one window of Helianthus annuus cultivar XRQ/B chromosome 17, HanXRQr2.0-SUNRISE, whole genome shotgun sequence DNA:
- the LOC110923851 gene encoding uncharacterized protein LOC110923851: protein MAPYEMLYGRKCRTPVCWGEVGPRGLAQTDIIRATNCKIDLIRTHLKAAQDRQKSYADKRMRPIEFQVGDKVMLKVSPWKGIIRFRKRGKLSPRFIGPFEIVERVGKVAYRLELPEELSGVHSTFHVSHLRKCLADETARVHYNDIEVDNSLNYAVRPIAILDRKMKSLRNKRINQVKVKWEHRKGADTTWESEEEMQRLYPTLFGT, encoded by the coding sequence aTGGCTCCGTACGAgatgttatatggtagaaagtgccgaaccccagtttgttggggaGAAGTTGGTCCGCGGGGGTTAGCTCAGactgatataatccgagctacaaattGTAAGATCGACTTGATCCGCACTCACTTAAAAGCAGCTCAGGATCGACAAAAATCGTATGCGGATAAACGAATGAGGccaatagaatttcaagtgggcgaTAAGGTAATGTTGAAAGTATCGCCGTGGAAGGGGATAATTCGATTTAGAAAAAGaggaaagttaagcccaagatttattgggccattcgaAATCGTGGAACGGGTTGGAAAGGTAGCATACCGTCTCGAGCTACCTGAGGAGTTGAGTGGAGTACACagcacattccacgtgtcacatctccgTAAATGTTTAGCGGACGAAACTGCTCGTGTCCACTACaacgatatcgaggtggataacagcctcaactacgCGGTAAGGCCAATTGCAATTCTAGATCGTAAAATGAAGAGTTTGAGAAACAAAAGGATCAACCAAGTGAAGGTTAAATGGGAACACAGGAAGGGTGCGGATACTACATGGGAGTCCGAAGAAGAAatgcaacggctctaccctaCGTTATtcggtacgtaa
- the LOC110923850 gene encoding uncharacterized protein LOC110923850, whose translation MTDKGNDEAVPRVTEQMREVIAEEVGKAIENSLSGFIDKIQNTVLSVVDERIKKLEDNANLTKEKLGERKGCSYKEFMACKPPLYHGEVDPIVCQRWLSDLEGVFERTHCDTSDFVAYGMGQLRGQAKDWWDNKKKEIGSEEAKAMTWDEFKVPFFKHHSPKAVINRIKEEFIQLRQKGESIDKITGTFLDKLRFCDELVTTEEQKVYYYYNMLSVEYREFMTPLKYETLTEIINAAREREIELKKQIERGERRTQVVNPSPTKKARVNDSSKKQEGKSSSPSCKVCGKGHKGECRFKDKPCPICGKTGHTAALCPGKVSVCYKCYQPGHKKSECPELSGKR comes from the coding sequence aTGACGGATAAGGGAAATGACgaagcggtgccaagagtcaccgaacaaatgagagaagtgattgctgAAGAGGTAGGAAAAGCAATCGAGAACAGCTTGTCGGGTTTCATCGATAAAATCCAAAACACGGTGTTATCAGTGGTGGATGAAAGAataaagaaattggaggataatgcAAATTTAACTAAGGAAAAGTTGGGAGAGCGTAAGGGTTGCTCGTACAAGGAATTTATGGCATGTAAACCACCACTCTATCACGGAGAAGTGGATCcgatagtgtgccaaagatggttGAGTGATCTTGAAGGGGTGTTCGAGAGAACCCATTGTGATACAAGTGACTTCGTAGCCTATGGCATGGGTCAACTGAGGGGCcaagcaaaagactggtgggataataagaaaaaggaaattgGTAGCGAAGAAGCGAAGGCGATGACatgggacgagtttaaggtaccCTTCTTTAAACATCACAGTCCCAAAGCGGTCATCAATCGAATCAAAGAAGAATTTATCCAGCTTAGGCAGAAGGGCGAATCCATTGATAAGATCACGGGAACCTTTCTTGACAAATTAAGGTTTTGTGATGAATTGGTGACGACCGAAGAACAGAaggtgtattattattataatatgctaAGCGTAGAGTatcgggagtttatgactcccttAAAATACGAAACCCTCACCGAAATCATCAACGCCGCTCGGGAAAGAGAGATAGAGTTGAAGAAACAAATAGAGAGGGGTGAAAGAAGGACGCAAGTGGTTAATCCAAGTCCTACGAAAAAGGCACGCGTAAATGACTCATCAAAGAAACAAGAAGGAAAAAGTAGCTCGCCAAGCTGTAAAGTGTGCGGAAAGGGACACAAGGGTGAGTGTCGATTTAAGGACAAGCCATGTCCTATTTGTGGGAAGACAGGGCACACGGCTGCATTGTGCCCGGGGAAGGTGTCGGTATGCTACAAATGTTATCAGCCGGGTCACAAGAAATCCGAGTGCCCGGAATTGTCCGGAAAGAGGTAA
- the LOC110923849 gene encoding uncharacterized protein LOC110923849 translates to MTDKGNDEAVPRVTEQMREVIAEEVGKAIENSLSGFIDKIQNTVLSVVDERIKKLEDNANLTKEKLGERKGCSYKEFMACKPPLYHGEVDPIVCQRWLSDLEGVFERTHCDTSDFVAYGMGQLRGQAKDWWDNKKKEIGSEEAKAMTWDEFKVPFLKHHSPKAVINRIKEEFIQLRQKGESIDKITGTFLDKLRFCDELVTTEEQKVYYYYNMLSAEYREFMTPLKYETLTEIINAAREREIELKKQIERGERRTQVVNPSPTKKARVNDSSKKQEGKSSSPSCKVCGKGHKGECRFKDKPCPICGKTGHTAALCPGKVSVCYKCYQPGHKKSECPELSGKR, encoded by the coding sequence aTGACGGATAAGGGAAATGACgaagcggtgccaagagtcaccgaacaaatgagagaagtgattgctgAAGAGGTAGGAAAAGCAATCGAGAACAGCTTGTCGGGTTTCATCGATAAAATCCAAAACACGGTGTTATCAGTGGTGGATGAAAGAataaagaaattggaggataatgcAAATTTAACTAAGGAAAAGTTGGGAGAGCGTAAGGGTTGCTCGTACAAGGAATTTATGGCATGTAAACCACCACTCTATCACGGAGAAGTGGATCcgatagtgtgccaaagatggttGAGTGATCTTGAAGGGGTGTTCGAGAGAACCCACTGTGATACAAGTGACTTCGTAGCCTATGGCATGGGTCAACTGAGGGGCcaagcaaaagactggtgggataataagaaaaaggaaattgGTAGCGAAGAAGCGAAGGCGATGACatgggacgagtttaaggtaccCTTCCTTAAACATCACAGTCCCAAAGCGGTCATCAATCGAATCAAAGAAGAATTTATCCAGCTTAGGCAGAAGGGCGAATCCATTGATAAGATCACGGGAACCTTTCTTGACAAATTAAGGTTTTGTGATGAATTGGTGACGACCGAAGAACAGAaggtgtattattattataatatgctaAGCGCAGAGTatcgggagtttatgactcccttAAAATACGAAACCCTCACCGAAATCATCAACGCCGCTCGGGAAAGAGAGATAGAGTTGAAGAAACAAATAGAGAGGGGTGAAAGAAGGACGCAAGTGGTTAATCCAAGTCCTACGAAAAAGGCACGCGTAAATGACTCATCAAAGAAACAAGAAGGAAAAAGTAGCTCGCCAAGCTGTAAAGTGTGCGGAAAGGGACACAAGGGTGAGTGTCGATTTAAGGACAAGCCATGTCCTATTTGTGGGAAGACAGGGCACACGGCTGCATTGTGCCCGGGGAAGGTGTCGGTATGCTACAAATGTTATCAGCCGGGTCACAAGAAATCCGAGTGCCCGGAATTGTCCGGAAAGAGGTAA